From the genome of Streptomyces sp. V1I1, one region includes:
- a CDS encoding carbonic anhydrase: MQPLIDNARTFGQRPEEFAGLAQGQSPEVLFITCADSRVVPALITGARPGELFELRTAGNIVPPYASEHPTSEAATIEYAVEVLGVQHIVVCGHSHCGAVGAVVRGDDLNAVPAVRDWLAHAADEPKCSDPADPTVAEAVQHHLLTQLLRLRSYPCIEKRLQADQLRVHGWYYEVHTGAVREHRAETDTFEAL; the protein is encoded by the coding sequence ATGCAACCCCTCATCGACAACGCCCGCACGTTCGGACAGCGCCCTGAGGAGTTCGCCGGCCTCGCCCAAGGCCAGTCGCCAGAGGTCCTGTTCATCACCTGTGCCGACTCCCGGGTCGTTCCGGCCCTGATCACCGGCGCCCGCCCCGGCGAGCTCTTCGAGCTGCGCACCGCGGGCAACATCGTCCCGCCGTACGCCTCCGAGCACCCCACTAGTGAGGCGGCCACCATCGAGTACGCCGTGGAGGTCCTCGGCGTCCAGCACATCGTGGTCTGTGGCCACTCGCACTGCGGCGCCGTGGGCGCTGTGGTGCGCGGCGACGACCTGAACGCCGTACCCGCCGTGCGTGACTGGCTCGCGCACGCCGCGGACGAGCCCAAGTGCTCCGACCCCGCCGACCCGACGGTCGCCGAGGCTGTGCAGCACCACCTCCTGACGCAGCTGCTGCGGCTGCGCTCCTACCCTTGCATCGAGAAGCGCCTGCAGGCGGACCAACTCCGGGTGCACGGCTGGTACTACGAGGTGCACACCGGAGCCGTGCGCGAACACCGCGCGGAGACCGACACGTTCGAGGCGCTGTGA
- a CDS encoding SulP family inorganic anion transporter, translating into MSRFPYLRQDFAASIVVFLVAVPLCVGVAVASGVPAELGLVTGIVGGLVTGFLPGSSLQVSGPAAGLTVLVFEAVSEFGVAALGVIVLMAGLLQLAMGFLRVGRWFRAISVAVVEGMLCGIGLVIIAGQLYAASGLKAPETGIGKIVGLPGAFADALGSTEALTSLAIGAGTVAVIVLWKKMPKKVQAVPGALAAVMLATLASLAFSLPVATVEVEGLLGVIQPPGSDAFGELANPAIWGTIIAFALIASAESLFSAAAVDRLHDGPRTQYNKEMIAQGAGNTVCGLLGALPMTAVIVRSSANVQAGAKTKASRVLHGVWILLFAAALPSALALIPLPALAGILVHAGWKLIPFRQIATLWRDHKGEALILIVTAVSIVVVNMFEGVLIGLALAVIKTAWEASHLKLEVIDKGAGPIQAYLSGNATFLRLPKILDSLEALPQDRPVELDLSGLHHLDHACRMALENWAERHSAPDTEPVKVTTAQPVKATAQ; encoded by the coding sequence ATGTCGAGGTTCCCTTACCTGCGGCAGGATTTCGCCGCCTCCATCGTCGTCTTCCTGGTCGCGGTGCCGTTGTGCGTCGGCGTGGCGGTCGCCTCCGGTGTCCCCGCGGAGCTGGGCCTGGTCACCGGCATTGTGGGCGGGCTGGTCACCGGTTTTCTGCCCGGCAGCAGTCTTCAGGTGTCGGGGCCGGCGGCAGGCCTGACTGTGCTGGTCTTCGAGGCGGTCAGCGAGTTCGGAGTGGCCGCGCTCGGCGTGATCGTGCTGATGGCCGGGCTGCTCCAGCTCGCCATGGGCTTCCTCAGGGTGGGCCGCTGGTTCCGGGCGATATCCGTCGCCGTCGTGGAGGGCATGCTCTGCGGCATCGGTCTGGTGATCATCGCCGGCCAGCTCTACGCAGCGTCGGGCCTGAAGGCCCCGGAGACCGGCATCGGCAAGATCGTGGGCCTGCCCGGGGCGTTCGCCGACGCGCTCGGCAGCACCGAGGCCCTGACCTCGCTCGCAATCGGCGCGGGCACCGTCGCCGTCATCGTGCTGTGGAAGAAGATGCCGAAGAAGGTGCAGGCCGTGCCCGGCGCCCTTGCGGCGGTGATGCTGGCCACTCTCGCCTCGCTCGCCTTCAGCCTGCCGGTCGCCACGGTCGAGGTGGAGGGTCTACTCGGCGTCATCCAGCCGCCCGGGTCCGACGCCTTCGGTGAACTGGCCAACCCGGCCATCTGGGGCACCATCATCGCGTTCGCGCTGATCGCCTCCGCCGAGTCGCTGTTCAGCGCGGCGGCCGTGGACCGGCTGCACGACGGCCCACGCACCCAGTACAACAAGGAGATGATCGCCCAGGGTGCGGGCAACACGGTATGCGGTCTGCTCGGCGCGCTGCCGATGACCGCGGTGATCGTGCGCAGCTCCGCGAACGTCCAGGCGGGCGCGAAGACCAAGGCGTCGCGGGTGCTGCACGGCGTGTGGATCCTGCTGTTCGCCGCCGCGCTGCCCTCCGCCCTGGCGCTGATCCCGCTGCCCGCCCTGGCCGGCATCCTGGTCCACGCGGGCTGGAAACTCATCCCGTTCCGCCAGATCGCGACGCTGTGGCGGGACCACAAGGGTGAGGCGCTGATCCTCATCGTCACCGCCGTGTCGATCGTCGTAGTGAACATGTTTGAGGGCGTGCTCATCGGCCTGGCCCTTGCGGTGATCAAGACCGCCTGGGAAGCCTCGCACCTCAAGTTGGAGGTCATCGACAAGGGCGCCGGCCCGATCCAGGCGTACCTGTCGGGCAACGCGACCTTCCTGCGCCTGCCGAAGATCCTCGACAGCCTGGAGGCGCTGCCCCAGGACCGGCCCGTCGAGCTGGATCTGTCCGGGCTGCACCACCTCGACCACGCCTGCCGCATGGCCCTGGAGAACTGGGCCGAGCGGCACAGTGCACCGGACACCGAACCGGTGAAGGTCACGACCGCACAACCGGTGAAGGCCACGGCGCAGTAA
- a CDS encoding CsbD family protein: MSFAKKIAHKAEAMKGGAKKATGRATGSRRLQAEGRGDQLKGNIKQAGAKIKDAFKH; the protein is encoded by the coding sequence ATGAGTTTCGCGAAGAAGATCGCGCACAAGGCCGAAGCGATGAAAGGCGGCGCCAAGAAGGCAACCGGCCGTGCCACCGGCAGTCGGCGCCTGCAGGCCGAAGGCCGCGGAGACCAACTCAAGGGCAACATCAAGCAGGCCGGGGCAAAGATCAAGGACGCCTTCAAACACTGA